The stretch of DNA CATCACCAAAGCTGCCGTGACCGTTGAGCGGCTCGGTGCCCGCCAGTTTGCCAACTCCCCGGCAGCCAACCCCTTCGATGCCCTCCAGAACCTCAAAGGCGTCGACCTGCTCACCCAGAGCCTGACCTTTAAAAGTGTTAATCTGCGCGGTTTTGGGGCTAATAACAACAACCGCTTCGTGCAACTCACCGATGGCATGGACAACCGTTCACCGGGTTTAGGCTTCGGTTTTGGCAACGTAGCGGGCATTTCCGACCTCGACATCGAAAGCATCGAACTGATTCCGGGGGCGTCGTCGGCGTTGTACGGGCCAGATGCTTTGCAGGGGCTGATGCTGACCACCAGCAAGAATCCATTCACATATCAGGGACTAAGCGTTCAGACGAAGGTAGGAGCCAACAATTTCGGGAAAGTCGGCTTCGGCCCCAAAGGCTATGCCGACATTGCCGTTCGGTATGCCCAGCAGATGGGAACGCGCTTTGCCGTCAAAGTAAATTTTCAGCGGATTAGCGGCACCGATTTTATTGCCGACGATTACAGCGACCGCTTTACCACGGCCCGCAGCAACTTCTTTGCGACCACTGCCACGCGGGGAGGCATTGCTACTGGCATCGGCTACCGGCCCAACAACGACCCGAACACCAATTTTGAATACGATGGCGTGAATATCTACGGCGACGACGTGTCGAATCAGGGTGCATTTCGGTTTCCGGCTTCGTTCGGGAATGCGTCCCTGGCGGGTAAGTTAGTTACGCGCACGGGATACACCGAACTCGACCTGCTGGGTAATGAAGGGCAAGTAATTAACAACCGCGCCAACGTCTCGCTGCATTACAAACTGGGTAGCAATATCGAAGCGTCGCTTGGCTGGTATTACGGCAATGGAAACTTTATCCGCACCGCCGGGTTCCGCGAGTATTTCCCCGACTATCGGCGGCATCAGGTCAAAGCTGAAATTCGGGGCGATAACTTTTTTGTACGGGCTTACACTACGCAGCAACGCGCCGAAGGCTGGAACATCGGTCAAACCGCCCGCACACTCAACAACTCCTGGAAACCGCTCGATCAGTGGGCCACCGAGTTTGGCCTGGCTTACGTTGAAAACAAAGTAGGTATCGGCGAAGCCCGTGCCGCAGCCGACCGGGGCCGGCTGATTCCGGGGACAAGCGAGTTTATCCGACAACGCGACGCCATTGCCAATACCTGGAACACCGACCTGATTCCCGGCTCGTCGAGTTTCCGAGGGCAGCGTTTCCGCGACAACTCGCAACTGTTTCATTACGAAGGCATGTACAATTTCACCGAACTGCTCGATAATGGGCTGGAACTGATTGCGGGTGCCAGTTTGCGGAAGTTCCGGCTCGAATCGGGCGGTACGGCTTTTCCGCGCCGGGCCGATGGTTCGGAGTACACCATTAATGAAACCGGGCTGTATGTGCAGGCAGCACGCGAGTTTGTCGCTGGCGCATTTACGCTGAAACCAACCGTGGCCGTTCGGTACGACAAAAATCAATACCTGCGGGGCGGGCTAACGCCGAGAGCATCGGGTGTGGTCAGCTATGGTCCGCACAACGTTCGGCTGTCGTGGCAATCGGCGTTTCGCAACCCTTCGCCGGGGCAACTGTTCGCGCTGCCACCGTCGGGGCAGTCGGGCGAAGTTGGTGGGCTGGCATTGGCTTACAATGGCGCGTTGCTGGGGCGCAATCCCGGTTATCTGCAAACCGAAGTCACGGCCTATCAGAGCAACACCGCCAGTGCGGCTCCGCGCCCGTTTGTGATCGACCCCAACACGTTTACGACCGAGAAAATCAGAACGTGGGAAATTGGCTATAAAACACTCATCAACAACCGGTTCTATGCTGACCTGTATTATTTCGCCAGCCGCTATACCGACTTCATTGCGGCTCAAAACGTACTGCAACTGCTCACGCCCGGCGGCAGTCCTGAAGCCCTACTGAACCCCACCAACTACCGAACGTTGCAGGTGAACTTCAACAATCAGAACGAAATCTTTGTCCGAGGCATTGGACTGGGGCTTGAATACGGGCTGGGTAAAGGCTATACGTTCAGCGGTAACTACGCCTACCAGAACGGACTGATTACACTCCGCGACGCACGCGGCAACGTCCGCAACGACCGGGCGGGCGTGCCGGTGGTGAAGCGCGAGATGAGCAATCCCGAAGTGGCACAGTTGGGCCGTAATTTCTTTATTTCGCCAAAAAACCGCTATAACATCAGCCTTGCCAACCCGCGCATTGGCGGCAAAAACATTGGTTTTAACGTTACCTACCGCTGGACCGACCGGATGTGGGTAGAGCAGGGCAACACCCAGGGCGACGTTTGGCTACCAAGCTGGAATACGGTCGATGCGCAGGTGAGCTACCGCATTCCGGTGGCGCAAACGATAGTGAAGTTGGGCGGTACGAACATTTTTAACACCTACTATGCGCAGGGCTATGGCCTGGCCCGCATTGGCGGCTTGTATTACCTGAGCCTGACCTTCGATGAGTTGATGCGGTGAGTTTTTTTGCCACAAAGACGCGGAGTATTCACGAAGATTGTGGAGAAAATCACAACTTTGCGCCCTCTGTGGTTTCTCTGCATCTCTGCGTTTAACTCATGCCCACGTACAAGCAATCCGTTATTTATCAGATTTACCCGCGCTCCTTTGCCGACTCGAACGGCGATGGCATTGGCGATTTGCAGGGCATTATTCAGAAACTCGATTACCTTGCCAACCTCGGCGTCGACGTGCTGTGGCTGAGTCCGATTTTTCAGTCGCCCAACGCCGATAATGGCTACGATATTTCTGATTATGAAGCCATTATGCCCGAATTTGGCACGATGGCCGAATTTGACGACCTGCTGACCGAAACCCATCGGCGCGGGCTAAAACTAATTCTTGATCTGGTTGTCAACCACAGTTCCGACGAACACCGCTGGTTTCAGGAGAGCCGAAAAAGTAAAGACAATCCGTATCGCGATTATTACATCTGGCGTAAACCCTCACCCCCGGCCCCTCTCCCAGAACGGGAGAGGGGTGAACCATCCGGGAGCTTTGCTCCCCTCTCCCGTTCTGGGAGAGGGGCCGGGGGTGAGGGCAACCCGCCCAACAACTGGCAATCGTTTTTCTCTGGCCCGGCCTGGAAATTTGACGAAACAACGGGCGAATACTACCTGCACCTGTTCGCTGAAAAACAGCCCGATCTAAACTGGGAAAATCCACGGCTTCGGCAGGAAATATATCGGATGATGCGCTTCTGGCTCGATAAGGGCGTTGATGGCTTTCGGATGGACGTGATTCCGTTCCTATCAAAAGATCAGGATTTTCCCGATTATCCTGAAGGACGTTTTGGCGACCTGACCATTCATGCCAACGGGCCGCGCATTCACGAGTTTTTGCAGGAGATGCACCGCGAAGTGCTGGCCCATTACCCCGATGCAATTACCGTGGGCGAAGGCTTCGGTGTATCGGCAGCCCAGGCGAATCTGTACGTAGGGCAGAACCGGCGTGAGTTACAGATGATTTACCATTTCGACCATGCCGTACCACGCGAAGAGCAGCGGTTTATCGAACCCGCGCCCGAGTTTACATTGCCCGAACTAAAAGCCATTTTTGCCAACTGGAACAACGCCCTCGGCCAAACCGGCAGTCCCGACGAAGGCTGGCAAAACATCTATTTCGGCAATCATGACAACCCGCGCTCGCTGTCGCGCTTCGGCGACCCGGTGCGGTTTCCATACGAATCGGCCACCTTGCTGGCTTTGGTTTTGCTGACACAGCGCGGTACGCCAAGTATCTATCAGGGTGATGAAATCGGCATGACCAACTGCCCTTTCGACCGCATCGACGAATACGACGACATTCAGGTACGCAACGCCTGGAACGCCCTCGTTCTGCCCAACCAACAACTGGCTCCGGCGTTTCTGGCGTCGGCCAACCGCATTGCCCGCGACCACGCCCGAACACCCATGCAATGGAGTAACGCTCCAAACGCGGGCTTTACCAACGGCCCCCGAACGTGGCTGAACGTAAATCCGAACTACGTCCAGATTAATGCACAGCAGCAGGATACTGACCCAGACAGCGTACTAAATTTTTACCGAAAGCTGCTACGCTGGCGCAAACAGCAACCCGTTCTGCACGAAGGCACCTACCGCGATCTCCTGCCTAATCACCCCACGCTCTGGGCTTACGAACGGCAGTTAGACAACGAACGCCTGACCGTCGTAGCCAATGTATCGGCAATGGACGTTGCGTTACCTATAAAATTAACTGGCGAACTCATTTTTGGCAATTACCCGAAGATAACCGCTGACTTACAGCCATTTGAAGCGCGTATCTATCGGCTGAATCCGTAACCGTTCAGGACAAATGCTGATGAATGGACATTTTCACGTGTTCGCATTGTTCATCGTTAACTACGGCACCGAGCAGTTGCATCAATGCGCGTGGGTCAAGGTCCTGGAGACTACTGACTGCCTGCGCCGATACTTGCCGGGCCATCTGTCGCACACATTCCTGACCATTCGGCAAATGCTGTGGCATTAAGCAACTCAGCAACACCGAAGCCACGGCCAAATCGGTGGTAGTAGGCAGCAGCAGCAACGCAATCCGGCTAAGTTGCTGATTCGTAGCGGCTACGTCTTTGCGATCACGTCGCCGATGCATCCCCGACAGGCGAAACTGCAACAGCATCAGATGCTGCCATAAGTGTTCGGCATGTTGTTCGGCAGTAACAGCACCCAGCCGGGCGAGCGTGGCGGTATCGGGTTTATTTATCCACAGCGTTCGGTACGAAGACGATTCCATCGGCGTGTTAGGTTAGGCCGCTGCCCGGCTGGTGAACGCACTCTCGAACGGACTATCGGTCATATCCACAATTCGGAACAAATCACGAGCCGAGACAATCCAGTTGTCGTCAAAAGCACCGTCTTCGTTGTAGGCATCGAGGTCGTCGTTCACGAAAACCTCGACGTCAGGGTCGAGTAGTTTATGCGTTTTCATGGGTAGAACTGGTTTAAACGAAGTGAAATTCTGATAATCAATGATTAATGAATTCGCTTAGGAGCATCACTACATGAGCAACGGCGTGGGCAATCATGGCGAAGACCAGGCCATGCCGCCAGTACACCCAACCGAAGACAACGCCAGCCAGTGCGTTCGCTAAAACAATATATACCACTAATGTTGGTGATGGCTGAGCAACCATAAGATTTAAGGCGGTCAGGTGCCCGGCTCCGAACAACAGTGCGGCTCCCACAATGGCAATCCAATATACAGCCGGGTGCTGAGTTCGGAGTATCACCGACAGGAGCCAGACAAACAGAGTCATCAGCCCGAACCGGAGCATAATTTCTTCCGTAACGCCACCATACAGAAAGCGGGCTGCCACCGTGAGCTTCGTTTCGGTGCCGAGTTGAGCCAGTTCGTCAGGAATCAGTGCCTGAAACACCAGCACAACCCCTATAATCGACAGCCCGGCAAATACGCCCGGTACAATGCCCTTCACCAGCAGATTCTGCCCAATGGTTGCCCGCCGGAAGTCGCCTGAGTGAAAGATGGATAACCCCACTTTTCGATACAACAGCGATCCAACAATAACGGCTATCACCAGTAGAAGCAGCGGATTCACCAATATAAGCCATTGCAGTTCGGCGGGCGAAAATTGCTTCAATACTGCTTTGGGCAAGTTCGTAAGCGGGAACTGTACAGTTAGCAGGGAGGCTACGCCAAGCAGACCGAACAGAAAGAGCGTAAGGCCAGTTGTGCGGGGTGTTTGCAGGTGCATGGTCTTCATAATTGTGTTTGGTTGTGGGTGAGCAGAATGCGTTTTCGCTGGTCGGGTGTGGGTAGCTGGCAACTTGCGGTGGTGCCAAATTGATATCGATAACGGGCGAAAACATCGTACAAACCGTCGCGTAGGGGGCGCGGCACCCACCGCAGCCACCAAATCCAACGCCACGGACCAGCTAATCGCCGACCGATTCGCAGTATGGCTTCCGAACGGATGTACACCACGCCTTCGTCTACCAGCACGATACTGTCGGGTGGGGTGTTGCCAGCCATCCGGCGCAATTGCTCGCCCATTGCCGACTGAGCCGACACGAAGGAGAAGTAGCCCAGTGGGTCGCGCTCAAGTACGAACTGCACGTAAGCGTTGCAAAAGCCGCACACCCCGTCGAAAACAATGATTGCTTTCATGGTTTCAGTACATTGACCGGGCGCGTGACGCGCCCGGCCATGAACGTTATGTTAGATGGATGCGGGCGAAACGCGCGATGCTTTCAGCGCAGGTAACTGCGGAATCAGGCTGCGGAGCCGGTTCAGTGCGGGCACGGTGTTGAACGGTTGATCGAACGGGCGCAGGAAGATGACCAGCGCGGCTGTCATGGCCATGAAAAACGTGGGCAATCCGTGAATGAGGATAATCATGAAATGGAAACCCACGCCTGCCCAGAGCAGATACCGCCGGTATTTTTGTTCGAGAGTTAGCCCCAGAAACAGCCCCCCTTCCAGAAACAGCACACTCCACGTGAGCAACACAATACACCAGCGGTTGGCCAATACCGGCAGCAGCAGGCTATGCACGTCGGGCGAAAGACCGAAGGTTGGGTTCGAAAACCAGTAGTAAATTGCCGTACCATCGGCCCACTCCGGCACCTTGAACTTGCCAACGCAGGCTTCAAAATAAATCAGAGCTACCTGAAGTCGCAACAGCCCATACGAAGTAACAGCAATGAGTTTGCGAAGCTGAAACGTATAGCTCGTTCTGTTGGCAACCGGAGCCATCGACCAGTGCCAGGTGCGCGGGTCGGTCAGGGCCAGCGGCAGCAGCAGACCGCTCAGCACGAGCGTAACCTGATCGCCCCCATCGACCAGCACTGCCGTCGACATGAAGCTGAAACCCACATAAACATGGAGCAGAGCCGTAAATCGGGGATAGATGCCAATCAATACCAGAAAAAGAATAGTCATACACACCCAACGAGCCGTTTCCAGATCGCCCATCCAGCAAAACAGACTATACTCGGCCAGCCCCATACAAGACGGGCAGTCGGTTTGACCGGCAATGGGCCGAAACAGCGTACCCATGTCGTTGAAAAGCAGCGTACAGAATGTGCCTAAAGCCAGCAATGAGCGCACAAAGCCATACACGTTGGTCCAGGGATTACGCGCCAGCAGCGCGTTGAGGTAGCGGTCGAAAGCAGTTAGCGGTTGCATATAACGGTTAGTTTTAAGATGGATGACGGGAGCGTGATGCGGTTGGTCTGCGACGACCAGGCCCAGGGGACAATACCGCGCTGAATCAGGTAATACGTGCCGCTGAGATACGGTCGGGGCGTATTGTTTTCAACTCTCACCTCGGTAAGTTTATGCGAACGTATGTAGGCTTCCGGATCGGTTTCGCAGCGGGTCCATTTAGTAGTGGGTACGTTATAGAGCAGATAGGCATACTCGACGCTCATTGCCCGCGACGAACGCCGAAAGCCCATCAGGTTGGCAAACGTGGCCTGCCGTTGACCATCTACCAGTATCAGGCGATTGTTTTCCCAGCGATAAAGCTGAATATTTTCGTCGCGAGGGCTTTTGGTGAAGAAGGCCCAGCCCTGCGGAAACAGCGTTCGGAGGTTGTGTTGAAACTCGTAGCTAAACCGGACGGGTGTGTCTTTCACGTAAGTGAGGAGAGAGAAAAAAGCCAGCCCAGCCCATAGCAAGCTGATGCCAACGAAGGTAATTCGGGTCGCTTTCATAGCGGTATCGGGTTTATGTGTTGCGATTGTTCGTCTCAGGCAAAGCAGCCGGGTGGTGCGGGCCTGTTTGATGATCGAAAATTGCGAAACCCGCGCCACCCGCTGAATTTTATTATACAATTCGCCCGATTCGCCGTATGAAATCTCATATTCGCAGGATGCACAACAGCCGACCCTATTTTTTAGGGTCGGCTGTTAAACAATAGTCGCTACCTCAACGCAATTGGCTACGCCAGCGTGGGTGCAACGGCACAGATAGAAAGGGCCATCTGCTCCAGCAGCAGGGGCGATGCCTGCTGCGTACCTACCACTTCTTCCTGATCAAAAATGGCCGCCGAGCAGAGAATGTAAATCACATTCACACAGGCGACGGCATTGGCTACCAGCAGTACCTCGCCCTGACCCGGTGCCATCGGCTTTTTCCGAAGCCGATACCCGTTGTTAGTAGCAGTCGACGAATTATACAGTATGTCGAGGGTTTTGGCGGTGCGCTCCGAAGCCGACCGAAGCTGCCGCTCCACACACTGTACATCGTGGCTCATCAGCGCAGCTTTGAATTTGGTAAAGAACGCTGTATCGCTCTGCCGCAGGTGGTCAATGATTTGCCGACGCACGGTTTCGACCTGGCTACCCGCCAGCGACGCAGGTGCATAAGCCATTTTGAGCGATTGAATTTCGGGAATCAGTTGGGCAAATGCGCCCTCAGCGAAGAAAATGCCCCGGTACATATCTTCGCCCGTAACTATGCGTTTTTTGGTTGCATCGCTGAATCCATACAGGGGGGTAAACCCTGCCAGTGCGGCTAAACTCATTCGTTTCAGCACGTCGCGTCGAGACTTGTTCATGATATGTAAGTCGTTAGAGGTTAAGCGATTGTTGACGCTACGTTGCAGATAGATGCCACCAGTTGCTCATGCATCAGCGAGTGGCCGTTTGTGTTCAACGTGATCTCTTCTTCAGCCGCCACCACAACCACAACCCATAGAATGATTGCAACGGCCAGAATCGTAACTAAGCACGTACCGCTGTTGGCATCAACGGCCTTGCCCTTCTGCATGTCGGCCACCAGCTTCTCGATAGCCTGAGCGTCTAACTTGCCCCCCTGCCGGGCCGCTTCCGCCTGCGCTTTGGCCTGCAAACGACCCAACTCGGCCTTGTCCAACTCATAGAGCACGTCCAGTGCCTGACCCACCAGAGCCTGCCCCTCGGCCAAAGCCGCACTCACCCGCAGATGGTCGCCACTCTTCATGGCCGACTTGAAGTGGGCAAAGTAGCCCGGACGAGCCGACTCGATCTGGGCCAGCACCGCCTGCCGCACCTGGGCCACTGCCGCTTTCTGGTCGCTGCTCTGCTGCTGGTTGAGGTAGGCTGTCTGGAACGATTGGGTTTCGGGCAGCATCTGGGCATAGCGGCCCTCTAAGAAAAACACCCCGGCAAACAGCTCCTGACCGCTCAGAAAGGTGGCGCGGGTGGTTTTATTGTTGAGGGCGAAGCTGTGAAAGGAGGCCAGCACGAAGCAGATCAGCAGAGGCAGGGCCGTGTAGGCATTCAGAAACGATTTACGAATCGACGTAATCATGGTTGATAACTGGTTTAGGAGGTTTTAGAAAAGGAAATGAAAACACCTATGAAGGATTGGCCGACAGACGGCACATTGACGCCACAAGTTGCTCGGTCAATAGGCGTGAGTTAGTTTGTGTTATCTCTTCGGGGGAGAGTACCATAGCAATAACCTGCATAGATAAAGAAGCTGCACTCTCAGAAGTGACTATAAGAATAATCAGGCAATTACCCTGGTTAGTCTCTACGGACTTTCTGGACTTTGACTGAAAGGCTACCAACTCTTCAAGTTTTTGTTGAGTCTGTTCCAGTTTCGATTTAATAATCAATGGATTGCCACTTTCTACAGCAGCCCGAAATTTGTCAAACACAAACTTGTCTTCCGCCAACAATGTCTGTATAAGCCGTTGGCGAGTTGCGTGTATCTTCGCTTTTTTATCAGCGGCCTTAGCCAGTTTTGCTGTATAGCTCAGACTCATACTTTTGAGTTCGGGAATGGCTTCGGCATAGCGGCCCTCTAAGAAAAACAGGCCCCGAAACATCTCCTCGCCCGAATACCGGTGCGTAACCCCGAGTGGGCGGGCCTGAGCAGCCCAACTGGCAACCAATAGACACACTAACAACGGAAGAGCCGTGTAGGCATTCAGCAGATACTGGCGAATAAACGTAGTCATGAGTGATAAGCAGTTTAGGAGTAGAATCAGACTTATTTATACAAAGAGGTTCGGTATTAGCACATCTGTTTGCACACATACCGAACCTCTATTGAATCGATTACTTAAGCAATGCTCGGAGCCACTTCGCAAATCGAAGCCACTAATTGCTCGTGCATCAGCGATTTGGTGTTGCGATTGTCGCTGAGTACTTCATTCTCCGATACGGCAATGGCCACCCAAACAGCCGCCACGGCCACTACCAGCACGACAACTGCAATCACCGCACAGGTACCGCTGTTGGCATCAACGGCCTTGCCCTTCTGCATGTCGGCCACCAGCTTCTCGATAGCCTGAGCGTCTAACTTGCCCCCCTGCCGGGCCGCTTCCGCCTGCGCTTTGGCCTGCAAACGACCCAACTCGGCCTTGTCCAACTCATAGAGCACGTCCAGTGCCTGACCCACCAGAGCCTGCCCCTCGGCCAAAGCCGCACTCACCCGCAGATGGTCGCCACTCTTCATGGCCGACTTGAAGTGGGCAAAGTAGCCCGGACGAGCCGACTCGATCTGGGCCAGCACCGCCTGCCGCACCTGGGCCACTGCCGCTTTCTGGTCGCTGCTCTGCTGCTGGTTGAGGTAGGCTGTCTGGAACGATTGGGTTTCGGGCAGCATCTGGGCATAGCGGCCCTCTAAGAAAAACACCCCGGCAAACAGCTCCTGACCGCTCAGAAAGGTGGCGCGGGTAGCCTTGTTGTTGAGGGCGAAGCTGTGAAAGGAGGCCAGCACGAAGCAGATCAGCAGGGGCAGAGCCGTGTAGGCATTCAAGAACGATTTGCGAATTGAGGTAATCATGGTTGATAACTTGGTTTAGAAGGTTTTAGAAAAAGAAGTTGAAGAAAAAGACTCAGAAAAAGGGGCGGTATTCAGGCACCGGTCTGCTCGAACACCAGCCCATACGTGTCTATGAAAACTGCTTATGCGATAGTCGGGGCTACATTGCAGATAGATGCTACTAACTGCTCATGTATCAGCGACTTGGTGTTGCGATTGTCGGCAGACAACACTTCTTCAGCTACCAATGCAACGGCTACAAGTACAACAGCCACAGCTACAGCCACTACGACAACTACAATCACCGCACACGTACCGCTGTTGGTATCAACGGCCTTGCCCTTCTGCATGTCGGCCACCAGCTTCTCGATAGCCTGGGCATCTAACTTGCCCCCCTGCCGGGACGCTTCCGCCTGCGCTTTGGCCTGCAAACGACCCAACTCGGCCTTGTCCAACTCATAGAGCACGTCCAGTGCCTGACCCACCAGAGCCTGCCCCTCGGCCAAAGCCGCACTCACCCGCAGATGGTCGCCACTCTTCATGGCCGACTTGAAGTGGGCAAAGTAGCCCGGACGAGCCGACTCGATCTGGGCCAGCACCGCCTGCCGCACCTGGGCCACTGCCGCTTTCTGGTCGCTGCTCTGCTGCTGGTT from Spirosoma montaniterrae encodes:
- a CDS encoding TonB-dependent receptor, encoding MRYISLALLFSILTPTAIFAQTRIAGRVTDEADQPLAGVTLIVKGTNTGTTTSPDGRFSLSTTVELPLLLSVSFIGYGRQDVVVKSTNFRDVAIKLVEESVLADEVVVSASRVEESITKAAVTVERLGARQFANSPAANPFDALQNLKGVDLLTQSLTFKSVNLRGFGANNNNRFVQLTDGMDNRSPGLGFGFGNVAGISDLDIESIELIPGASSALYGPDALQGLMLTTSKNPFTYQGLSVQTKVGANNFGKVGFGPKGYADIAVRYAQQMGTRFAVKVNFQRISGTDFIADDYSDRFTTARSNFFATTATRGGIATGIGYRPNNDPNTNFEYDGVNIYGDDVSNQGAFRFPASFGNASLAGKLVTRTGYTELDLLGNEGQVINNRANVSLHYKLGSNIEASLGWYYGNGNFIRTAGFREYFPDYRRHQVKAEIRGDNFFVRAYTTQQRAEGWNIGQTARTLNNSWKPLDQWATEFGLAYVENKVGIGEARAAADRGRLIPGTSEFIRQRDAIANTWNTDLIPGSSSFRGQRFRDNSQLFHYEGMYNFTELLDNGLELIAGASLRKFRLESGGTAFPRRADGSEYTINETGLYVQAAREFVAGAFTLKPTVAVRYDKNQYLRGGLTPRASGVVSYGPHNVRLSWQSAFRNPSPGQLFALPPSGQSGEVGGLALAYNGALLGRNPGYLQTEVTAYQSNTASAAPRPFVIDPNTFTTEKIRTWEIGYKTLINNRFYADLYYFASRYTDFIAAQNVLQLLTPGGSPEALLNPTNYRTLQVNFNNQNEIFVRGIGLGLEYGLGKGYTFSGNYAYQNGLITLRDARGNVRNDRAGVPVVKREMSNPEVAQLGRNFFISPKNRYNISLANPRIGGKNIGFNVTYRWTDRMWVEQGNTQGDVWLPSWNTVDAQVSYRIPVAQTIVKLGGTNIFNTYYAQGYGLARIGGLYYLSLTFDELMR
- a CDS encoding CPBP family intramembrane glutamic endopeptidase; this translates as MKTMHLQTPRTTGLTLFLFGLLGVASLLTVQFPLTNLPKAVLKQFSPAELQWLILVNPLLLLVIAVIVGSLLYRKVGLSIFHSGDFRRATIGQNLLVKGIVPGVFAGLSIIGVVLVFQALIPDELAQLGTETKLTVAARFLYGGVTEEIMLRFGLMTLFVWLLSVILRTQHPAVYWIAIVGAALLFGAGHLTALNLMVAQPSPTLVVYIVLANALAGVVFGWVYWRHGLVFAMIAHAVAHVVMLLSEFINH
- a CDS encoding glycoside hydrolase family 13 protein — protein: MPTYKQSVIYQIYPRSFADSNGDGIGDLQGIIQKLDYLANLGVDVLWLSPIFQSPNADNGYDISDYEAIMPEFGTMAEFDDLLTETHRRGLKLILDLVVNHSSDEHRWFQESRKSKDNPYRDYYIWRKPSPPAPLPERERGEPSGSFAPLSRSGRGAGGEGNPPNNWQSFFSGPAWKFDETTGEYYLHLFAEKQPDLNWENPRLRQEIYRMMRFWLDKGVDGFRMDVIPFLSKDQDFPDYPEGRFGDLTIHANGPRIHEFLQEMHREVLAHYPDAITVGEGFGVSAAQANLYVGQNRRELQMIYHFDHAVPREEQRFIEPAPEFTLPELKAIFANWNNALGQTGSPDEGWQNIYFGNHDNPRSLSRFGDPVRFPYESATLLALVLLTQRGTPSIYQGDEIGMTNCPFDRIDEYDDIQVRNAWNALVLPNQQLAPAFLASANRIARDHARTPMQWSNAPNAGFTNGPRTWLNVNPNYVQINAQQQDTDPDSVLNFYRKLLRWRKQQPVLHEGTYRDLLPNHPTLWAYERQLDNERLTVVANVSAMDVALPIKLTGELIFGNYPKITADLQPFEARIYRLNP
- a CDS encoding sporulation-delaying protein SdpB family protein, whose translation is MQPLTAFDRYLNALLARNPWTNVYGFVRSLLALGTFCTLLFNDMGTLFRPIAGQTDCPSCMGLAEYSLFCWMGDLETARWVCMTILFLVLIGIYPRFTALLHVYVGFSFMSTAVLVDGGDQVTLVLSGLLLPLALTDPRTWHWSMAPVANRTSYTFQLRKLIAVTSYGLLRLQVALIYFEACVGKFKVPEWADGTAIYYWFSNPTFGLSPDVHSLLLPVLANRWCIVLLTWSVLFLEGGLFLGLTLEQKYRRYLLWAGVGFHFMIILIHGLPTFFMAMTAALVIFLRPFDQPFNTVPALNRLRSLIPQLPALKASRVSPASI
- a CDS encoding SdpA family antimicrobial peptide system protein; the encoded protein is MKATRITFVGISLLWAGLAFFSLLTYVKDTPVRFSYEFQHNLRTLFPQGWAFFTKSPRDENIQLYRWENNRLILVDGQRQATFANLMGFRRSSRAMSVEYAYLLYNVPTTKWTRCETDPEAYIRSHKLTEVRVENNTPRPYLSGTYYLIQRGIVPWAWSSQTNRITLPSSILKLTVICNR
- a CDS encoding thiol-disulfide oxidoreductase DCC family protein; amino-acid sequence: MKAIIVFDGVCGFCNAYVQFVLERDPLGYFSFVSAQSAMGEQLRRMAGNTPPDSIVLVDEGVVYIRSEAILRIGRRLAGPWRWIWWLRWVPRPLRDGLYDVFARYRYQFGTTASCQLPTPDQRKRILLTHNQTQL